A window of the Salvelinus alpinus chromosome 25, SLU_Salpinus.1, whole genome shotgun sequence genome harbors these coding sequences:
- the cln8 gene encoding protein CLN8, with translation MISEQASTLPAFKGPGDPSPGYFSWGLRFQVIGLGFAFYTAVFLLSHLVSMALSQTYRSLLAKEKVFWNLATTRAAFGLQSTVAGLRALTEESAVSRDRVRGQEDWSWFTVLTATGFFLFENVALHASSVVFRAFDLPLAAHHFFALSGFAGAVVWDSLGHYLPMVTLLLEMSTPFTCISWMLLKAGWARTLFWKANQWVMIHMFHCRMVLTYYMWWVSWSHWGEMNMYVALPQRILFYTGLALLTVIINPIWTHKKTMQLLNPVDWNFSNKPPPNGPSGEQKEKTHER, from the exons ATGATCTCCGAGCAGGCCAGCACCCTGCCGGCATTCAAGGGCCCCGGTGACCCCAGTCCGGGCTACTTCTCCTGGGGCCTTCGCTTCCAGGTCATCGGCCTGGGCTTTGCCTTCTACACGGCCGTGTTCCTCCTCTCCCACCTGGTGTCCATGGCTCTCTCCCAGACCTACCGCTCTCTGCTGGCTAAGGAGAAGGTGTTCTGGAACCTGGCGACCACACGGGCCGCGTTTGGCCTCCAGAGCACGGTGGCGGGCCTACGGGCGCTGACCGAGGAGTCGGCCGTGTCCAGggacagggtcagaggtcaggaggACTGGTCTTGGTTCACTGTGCTCACAGCCACAGGCTTCTTTCTGTTTGAGAATGTGGCGCTGCATGCCTCCAGTGTGGTGTTCAGGGCTTTCGACCTTCCCCTGGCCGCCCATCATTTCTTTGCCCTGTCAGGGTTTGCTGGGGCGGTGGTCTGGGACTCACTAGGACATTACCTGCCCATGGTCACTCTGCTGCTGGAGATGAGCACACCCTTCACCTGCATCTCCTGGATGTTACTAAAG GCGGGCTGGGCGAGGACGCTATTCTGGAAGGCCAACCAGTGGGTGATGATCCACATGTTCCACTGCCGCATGGTGCTCACGTACTACATGTGGTGGGTGAGCTGGAGCCACTGGGGGGAGATGAACATGTACGTAGCTCTGCCCCAGCGCATCCTCTTCTACACCGGCCTGGCCCTGCTCACAGTGATCATCAACCCCATCTGGACACACAAGAAGACCATGCAGCTCCTCAACCCTGTCGACTGGAACTTCAGCAACAAGCCGCCGCCCAATGGCCCCAGTGGGGAGCAGAAGGAGAAAACTCATGAGAGATAA